A genomic window from Pseudonocardia broussonetiae includes:
- a CDS encoding sensor histidine kinase yields the protein MTGLVVAALVVGAAWAVAAGAARRTRSPALALGCAGLAAAHAAATAWPALVPLVLAGWAAFGGAALAAALRWRRAAPAARRVLQWVVAAAVLAGAVVAVLAALHLMLGAPGDLAAWGTAAAALVPLGLACGLLPATAPAAPAALVEAVVVTGLAVLVVGVYLVVVVGLGRVPVGGEREVLVSGIVAAIVAAVLVVPVRTRLVALAEALVGRRGGQAGAMTSFGARMTRAVPLDELLLQLAESLRASLAPAGAEVWVGAEGVLDRAVAVPDRPAGRVVLGPEERVVVGRARSGGARWMSVWLPGLLDDHTARHGADAPVRAVPVAHLGALLGLLVVHRPAGADPFSDDDDHALVELARQLGLALHNVTLDSALQASLEELRTRNAELQASRARIVTAADESRRGIERDLHDGAQQHLVALAVRIGLARTVLDADPAAVPALLDQLRTDAQAAIGAVRELAHGIYPPLLRERGLGEALRTAAARSPLRCAVEVQATGRFGQDVESCVYFCCLEAIQNAGKHAGAGSEILVSVTHTDGVLRFRVSDDGAGFDPDAAGTGHGFVNMRDRLGAVGGTLEIVAAPGAGAAVVGSVPMTARTP from the coding sequence TTGACCGGGCTCGTCGTCGCGGCGCTGGTCGTCGGGGCCGCGTGGGCGGTGGCGGCCGGGGCGGCCCGGCGCACCCGCTCCCCCGCGCTGGCCCTCGGGTGCGCCGGGCTCGCCGCCGCCCACGCGGCGGCGACGGCCTGGCCCGCGCTGGTGCCGCTCGTCCTCGCCGGGTGGGCGGCGTTCGGCGGCGCGGCGCTCGCCGCGGCCCTGCGGTGGCGCCGGGCCGCGCCGGCCGCGCGCCGGGTGCTGCAGTGGGTCGTGGCCGCGGCCGTGCTCGCCGGGGCCGTCGTCGCCGTGCTCGCCGCGCTGCACCTGATGCTCGGCGCGCCGGGCGACCTCGCCGCCTGGGGCACCGCGGCGGCCGCGCTCGTGCCACTGGGACTGGCCTGCGGGCTGCTGCCGGCCACGGCCCCCGCGGCGCCGGCCGCGCTCGTCGAGGCCGTCGTGGTGACCGGCCTGGCGGTGCTGGTCGTCGGCGTCTACCTGGTCGTGGTCGTCGGGCTGGGGCGGGTGCCGGTGGGCGGGGAGCGAGAGGTGCTGGTCTCCGGGATCGTCGCGGCGATCGTGGCGGCGGTGCTGGTCGTGCCGGTCCGGACCCGGTTGGTCGCGCTGGCCGAGGCCCTGGTCGGGCGCCGCGGCGGCCAGGCGGGTGCGATGACGTCGTTCGGGGCGCGGATGACGCGCGCCGTCCCCCTGGACGAGCTGCTGCTGCAGCTCGCGGAGTCGCTGCGCGCGTCGCTGGCCCCGGCCGGGGCCGAGGTGTGGGTCGGCGCCGAGGGGGTGCTCGACCGGGCCGTCGCCGTGCCGGACCGGCCGGCCGGCCGCGTCGTCCTGGGCCCCGAGGAGCGGGTCGTCGTCGGGCGCGCCCGCTCCGGCGGGGCCCGCTGGATGTCGGTGTGGCTGCCCGGCCTGCTCGACGACCACACCGCCCGGCACGGGGCGGACGCCCCGGTGCGCGCCGTGCCGGTGGCCCACCTCGGCGCGCTGCTCGGGCTGCTCGTCGTGCACCGCCCGGCCGGCGCCGACCCCTTCTCCGACGACGACGACCACGCGCTGGTCGAGCTCGCCCGGCAGCTGGGTCTCGCGCTGCACAACGTGACGCTGGACTCCGCGCTGCAGGCCTCGCTCGAGGAGCTGCGCACCCGCAACGCCGAGCTGCAGGCCTCCCGCGCCCGCATCGTCACCGCCGCCGACGAGTCGCGCCGCGGCATCGAGCGCGACCTGCACGACGGCGCGCAGCAGCACCTCGTCGCGCTCGCCGTGCGGATCGGGCTCGCCCGGACGGTCCTCGACGCGGACCCGGCGGCGGTCCCCGCCCTGCTCGACCAGCTGCGCACCGACGCGCAGGCCGCGATCGGCGCCGTCCGCGAGCTCGCCCACGGCATCTACCCGCCGCTGCTGCGCGAGCGCGGGCTCGGCGAGGCGCTGCGGACGGCGGCGGCCCGCTCGCCGCTGCGCTGCGCGGTGGAGGTGCAGGCGACCGGGCGCTTCGGGCAGGACGTCGAGTCGTGCGTCTACTTCTGCTGCCTCGAGGCGATCCAGAACGCCGGCAAGCACGCCGGGGCGGGATCGGAGATCCTCGTGTCCGTGACCCACACCGACGGCGTCCTGCGCTTCCGCGTCTCCGACGACGGGGCCGGGTTCGACCCGGACGCGGCCGGGACGGGGCACGGCTTCGTCAACATGCGCGACCGCCTGGGCGCCGTCGGCGGCACCCTCGAGATCGTCGCGGCGCCCGGTGCGGGTGCGGCCGTCGTCGGGTCGGTCCCGATGACGGCGAGGACCCCGTGA
- a CDS encoding ABC transporter permease, with product MAVVAVWLRLELRRRWRSLLVLTLLVALSAGVVLTAVAGARRGAGALDRLLAQTLPATIAVLPSTPGFDWDAVRALPGVTALSEFGVAPAEVDGVPVDLPFDLRPGTVEVPVVLEGRAADPARADEAVVTPGYVEASGRGVGDVVTLALPDPSVVDAAGLADGGSAPPSAGPVLTVRIVGVVRSFVLADRPGDAPVPHPSPGLLAQYRPHLLGTSDQAALQALVRLDGGAAAVPAFQAALVALTGRTDIAYLDLSAQQAKIGRTLAFESASLLAFGLAALAAATVLVGQAVVRGAGAAAADLRVLRALGMPRRLATAAAAAGPALAGLAGTALGAGAAAAASAWFPFGTAAGFEPDPGPAVDAPVLGAGGAALVLLVVAGAVLAGRPAPSGSAAGGPQRSAVAAAAARAGLPVPVLVGTRFALEPGRGRSALPVRPALVGAVAGVLGVLAALTFSAGVSEAADNPDRFGQTHRLQAWFGYFGEDLGGPAGPVLDAVAADPDVTGVLDVRDGVVDLRAPGGGAGAARPVTVFTGPPPGGRPFPTVLTAGRMPERADEVVLAPGTARDLRARPGDALAAAGPAGAAPLTVTGIGFVPAGPHNSYDDGAWLSPEGHAALAGTFRFHVGLVALRPGADAAAVAGRLAGVVGLEPVASPYEAGLLRNVEVLPLVLGGFLALLAVGAVGHALATAVRRRRHDVAVLRVLGMTRRQCRAVVATQAAVLAAVGLLFGVPLGLALGRVLWRLVADITPLQYAPPVALLALLLVVPVAVLVAGALAARPGHLAARLRIGHVLRAE from the coding sequence GTGGCGGTGGTCGCGGTGTGGCTGCGCCTGGAGCTGCGGCGCCGGTGGCGCTCGCTGCTGGTGCTCACGCTGCTCGTCGCGCTCTCCGCGGGGGTCGTGCTGACCGCCGTCGCCGGGGCGCGGCGCGGCGCCGGCGCGCTCGACCGGCTCCTCGCGCAGACCCTCCCCGCGACGATCGCCGTGCTGCCCAGCACGCCCGGCTTCGACTGGGACGCGGTCCGGGCGCTGCCGGGCGTCACGGCGCTGAGCGAGTTCGGCGTGGCCCCGGCCGAGGTCGACGGCGTCCCGGTCGACCTCCCGTTCGACCTGCGGCCCGGGACCGTCGAGGTGCCGGTCGTGCTGGAGGGGCGGGCCGCCGACCCGGCGCGCGCCGACGAGGCCGTCGTGACGCCGGGGTACGTCGAGGCGTCCGGCCGCGGCGTCGGCGACGTGGTCACCCTGGCCCTGCCCGACCCGTCCGTCGTGGACGCGGCGGGCCTCGCCGACGGCGGGTCCGCGCCCCCGTCCGCCGGTCCGGTGCTCACCGTGCGGATCGTCGGCGTCGTCCGGTCCTTCGTGCTGGCCGACCGCCCCGGCGACGCACCCGTCCCGCACCCGTCCCCCGGCCTACTCGCGCAGTACCGCCCCCACCTGCTGGGCACCTCGGACCAGGCAGCGCTGCAGGCGCTCGTGCGCCTCGACGGGGGCGCCGCGGCGGTGCCCGCGTTCCAGGCGGCGCTCGTCGCGCTGACCGGGCGGACCGACATCGCCTACCTCGACCTGTCGGCGCAGCAGGCGAAGATCGGGCGGACGCTGGCGTTCGAGAGCGCCAGCCTGCTGGCGTTCGGGCTCGCGGCGCTGGCCGCGGCCACGGTGCTCGTGGGGCAGGCCGTGGTGCGCGGTGCCGGCGCGGCGGCGGCCGACCTGCGGGTGCTCCGCGCGCTGGGCATGCCCCGGCGGCTCGCGACGGCGGCCGCCGCGGCCGGGCCGGCGCTGGCCGGGCTCGCCGGCACCGCACTCGGTGCGGGCGCGGCCGCGGCGGCGTCGGCGTGGTTCCCGTTCGGCACCGCCGCCGGGTTCGAGCCCGACCCGGGTCCCGCCGTCGACGCGCCGGTGCTCGGCGCGGGGGGCGCCGCGCTGGTCCTGCTGGTGGTCGCCGGGGCGGTGCTGGCCGGGCGCCCGGCGCCGTCCGGGAGCGCCGCGGGCGGCCCGCAGCGCTCCGCCGTCGCCGCCGCGGCCGCCCGCGCCGGGCTGCCGGTGCCGGTGCTGGTCGGCACCCGGTTCGCCCTGGAGCCCGGGCGCGGCCGGTCGGCGCTGCCGGTGCGCCCGGCGCTCGTCGGGGCCGTCGCCGGGGTGCTCGGGGTCCTCGCCGCGCTGACGTTCTCCGCCGGCGTCTCCGAGGCCGCGGACAACCCGGACCGGTTCGGGCAGACCCACCGCCTCCAGGCCTGGTTCGGGTACTTCGGGGAGGACCTGGGCGGTCCGGCCGGGCCCGTGCTCGACGCGGTGGCCGCCGACCCGGACGTCACCGGCGTGCTCGACGTCCGCGACGGGGTCGTCGACCTGCGCGCGCCCGGCGGCGGCGCCGGCGCGGCCCGGCCGGTCACCGTCTTCACCGGTCCCCCACCCGGCGGGCGGCCGTTCCCGACCGTGCTGACGGCCGGCCGGATGCCCGAGCGCGCCGACGAGGTCGTCCTGGCCCCGGGCACCGCCCGCGACCTGCGCGCCCGGCCCGGCGACGCGCTGGCGGCCGCCGGACCGGCCGGCGCCGCCCCGCTGACCGTCACCGGCATCGGCTTCGTGCCCGCCGGCCCGCACAACTCCTACGACGACGGCGCCTGGCTCAGCCCGGAGGGCCACGCCGCGCTGGCCGGCACCTTCCGCTTCCACGTCGGGCTGGTCGCGCTGCGGCCCGGGGCCGACGCCGCCGCGGTCGCCGGGCGGCTGGCCGGCGTCGTGGGGCTGGAGCCGGTCGCGTCGCCGTACGAGGCGGGGCTGCTGCGCAACGTGGAGGTCCTGCCGCTGGTGCTGGGCGGCTTCCTCGCCCTGCTCGCCGTCGGCGCGGTCGGGCACGCGCTCGCGACGGCCGTGCGCCGGCGCCGCCACGACGTGGCCGTCCTCCGCGTGCTCGGCATGACCCGGCGCCAGTGCCGCGCCGTCGTCGCCACCCAGGCGGCGGTCCTGGCCGCCGTGGGGCTGCTGTTCGGCGTGCCCCTGGGCCTCGCACTGGGCCGCGTGCTGTGGCGGCTCGTCGCCGACATCACGCCGCTGCAGTACGCCCCGCCCGTCGCGCTGCTCGCCCTGCTGCTCGTCGTCCCGGTCGCGGTGCTCGTCGCCGGCGCGCTGGCCGCCCGGCCCGGGCACCTCGCGGCCCGGCTGCGCATCGGCCACGTCCTGCGGGCCGAGTGA
- a CDS encoding ABC transporter permease, whose protein sequence is MALIGMWLRLELRRRWRSLLVLALLVALAGGVVLTAVAGARRGDSALDRLLARTLPATLAVLPNQAGFDWDAVRALPGVAAVAEFAVTGPEIDGIGPESIGFPYGAGVMDTIERPVVLEGRLADPARADEAVISPAFAEAHGLGIGDVVDVRLFDPATVDATATTATTPAADGPVVPTRIVGTVRSFWFSDAPGSSGGISSSPGLLEQYRANLLGYEEQITVNALVRLTDGAAGVPAFQAELAALTGRTDISSFHLADQAERTARTTAFESGSLLAFGLAALAAAVVLVGQAVARYAATAVADLQVLQALGLPRRHALVAAAAPPALAGVAGALLAAAAALAASAWFPFGTAAIFEPEPGPDADALVIGLGAPLLAVLVAAGAAGAARLATAAQRSGAAPRRSAVAAAAARAGLPVPVLVGTRFALEPGRGRSALPVRPALVGAVTGVLGVLAALTFSAGVAEAAQNPARFGQTHAFSLYLGFNGEDFGIPAGPVLEAIAADPDAAAALDARSGVVDVRGAPGSAVTPVTVYSFAPVGPDPYPAVLTAGRLPERPDEIVLAPATAEALGAEVGDRVTAPDRGAAGLTVVGTGFVPNGPHNNYDEGGFLSDAGYDELVDGFKFHLAFVALRPGVDPAAVQERLAAAGAAAAGSPDPLPLEPVAPLTEAAQLRNVEVLPVVLGLFLALLAVGAVGHALATAVRRRRHDVAVLRALGMTRGQCRAVVVTQATVLAAVGLLFGVPLGLALGRVLWRLVADITPLQYVAPVALLALLLAVPAAVLVANALAAWPGHLAARLRIGHVLRAE, encoded by the coding sequence GTGGCGCTGATCGGGATGTGGCTGCGGCTGGAGCTGCGGCGGCGCTGGCGCTCCCTGCTGGTGCTGGCGCTGCTCGTCGCGCTGGCCGGGGGCGTGGTCCTGACCGCGGTCGCGGGCGCCCGGCGCGGGGACTCCGCGCTGGACCGGCTGCTCGCCCGGACCCTGCCCGCCACGCTCGCCGTGCTGCCCAACCAGGCCGGCTTCGACTGGGACGCGGTCCGCGCGCTGCCCGGCGTGGCGGCGGTCGCCGAGTTCGCGGTGACCGGGCCCGAGATCGACGGGATCGGTCCGGAGAGCATCGGGTTCCCCTACGGCGCCGGGGTGATGGACACCATCGAGCGCCCGGTGGTGCTGGAGGGCAGGCTGGCCGACCCCGCCCGCGCCGACGAGGCCGTGATCAGCCCCGCCTTCGCCGAGGCGCACGGCCTGGGGATCGGCGACGTCGTCGACGTGCGGCTCTTCGACCCGGCCACCGTCGACGCCACGGCCACGACCGCCACCACCCCGGCGGCCGACGGGCCGGTCGTCCCGACCCGCATCGTCGGGACCGTGCGCTCCTTCTGGTTCAGCGACGCGCCGGGCAGCAGCGGCGGGATCAGCTCGTCCCCCGGCCTGCTGGAGCAGTACCGCGCGAACCTCCTCGGGTACGAGGAGCAGATCACCGTCAACGCGCTGGTGCGCCTCACCGACGGGGCCGCCGGGGTGCCGGCTTTCCAGGCCGAGCTGGCCGCGCTGACCGGGCGCACCGACATCAGCTCCTTCCACCTCGCCGACCAGGCCGAGCGCACCGCCCGCACGACGGCCTTCGAGAGCGGGAGCCTGCTGGCGTTCGGGCTGGCGGCCCTGGCCGCCGCCGTGGTGCTGGTCGGGCAGGCAGTCGCGCGGTACGCCGCCACCGCCGTGGCCGACCTGCAGGTCCTGCAGGCGCTCGGCCTGCCCCGCCGGCACGCGCTCGTGGCCGCGGCCGCGCCGCCCGCCCTGGCCGGGGTCGCCGGGGCGCTGCTCGCCGCGGCGGCCGCCCTCGCCGCGTCGGCGTGGTTCCCCTTCGGCACGGCGGCGATCTTCGAGCCGGAGCCCGGTCCGGACGCGGACGCCCTGGTGATCGGCCTGGGCGCCCCGCTGCTCGCCGTGCTCGTCGCCGCGGGCGCGGCCGGCGCGGCCCGGCTCGCCACCGCGGCCCAGCGTTCCGGTGCCGCCCCGCGCCGCTCGGCGGTGGCGGCCGCGGCGGCCCGGGCGGGGCTGCCGGTGCCCGTGCTCGTCGGCACCCGGTTCGCGCTCGAACCGGGCCGCGGGCGCTCGGCGCTGCCCGTCCGGCCCGCGCTGGTCGGGGCCGTCACCGGGGTGCTCGGGGTCCTCGCGGCCCTGACCTTCTCCGCGGGGGTCGCCGAGGCCGCCCAGAACCCGGCCCGCTTCGGCCAGACGCACGCCTTCTCGCTCTACCTCGGCTTCAACGGCGAGGACTTCGGCATCCCGGCCGGCCCGGTCCTGGAGGCGATCGCGGCCGACCCGGACGCGGCCGCCGCCCTGGACGCCCGCAGCGGCGTGGTCGACGTCCGCGGCGCGCCGGGGTCGGCCGTGACGCCGGTGACGGTCTACAGCTTCGCGCCGGTCGGGCCCGATCCGTACCCGGCGGTGCTGACCGCGGGCCGCCTACCCGAGCGGCCCGACGAGATCGTGCTCGCGCCCGCGACCGCGGAGGCCCTCGGGGCGGAGGTCGGGGACAGGGTGACGGCACCGGACCGCGGCGCCGCGGGGCTGACCGTCGTCGGGACCGGGTTCGTGCCCAACGGCCCCCACAACAACTACGACGAGGGCGGCTTCCTCTCCGACGCCGGGTACGACGAGCTCGTCGACGGCTTCAAGTTCCACCTGGCCTTCGTCGCGCTGCGCCCGGGTGTCGACCCGGCCGCGGTGCAGGAGCGGCTCGCCGCCGCCGGGGCCGCCGCGGCCGGCTCGCCGGACCCGCTGCCGCTGGAACCGGTCGCCCCGCTCACCGAGGCGGCACAGCTGCGCAACGTCGAGGTCCTGCCCGTCGTGCTCGGCCTGTTCCTCGCCCTGCTCGCGGTCGGCGCCGTCGGTCACGCGCTGGCCACGGCGGTGCGCAGGCGCCGCCATGACGTCGCCGTGCTCCGCGCGCTGGGGATGACCCGCGGGCAGTGCCGCGCCGTCGTCGTCACGCAGGCGACGGTGCTGGCCGCCGTGGGGCTGCTGTTCGGCGTGCCGCTGGGCCTCGCGCTGGGCCGCGTGCTGTGGCGGCTCGTCGCCGACATCACCCCGCTGCAGTACGTCGCGCCCGTCGCGCTGCTCGCGCTGCTGCTCGCCGTCCCCGCGGCCGTGCTCGTCGCCAACGCCCTGGCCGCCTGGCCCGGGCACCTCGCGGCCCGGCTGCGCATCGGGCACGTCCTGCGGGCGGAGTAG
- a CDS encoding ABC transporter ATP-binding protein, with the protein MSTAADTTGAADPADAAVPDAGPPATGGAVRVRGARRTFAADLAPVRALRGVDLDVEPGEFVALMGPSGCGKSTLLNVVAGLDAVDDGTVEVAGERIDGRDEDWLARFRRTHVGIVFQFFNLLDGVSALDNIVLPAMLHGLRRRAAESRARDLLDLLGLGDRTEQVPAVLSGGQRQRLAIARALANEPTLLLADEPTGALDTEGGLEVLELFRRLHAGGQTIVMVTHSPDVAAGASRVVRMRDGRIVPE; encoded by the coding sequence GTGAGCACAGCAGCCGACACGACGGGTGCGGCGGACCCGGCGGACGCGGCGGTCCCGGACGCGGGCCCGCCGGCGACGGGCGGGGCGGTGCGCGTGCGGGGCGCGCGGCGCACCTTCGCCGCCGACCTGGCGCCGGTCCGCGCGCTGCGCGGCGTCGACCTCGACGTGGAGCCCGGCGAGTTCGTCGCGCTGATGGGCCCCTCGGGCTGCGGGAAGTCGACCCTGCTCAACGTCGTGGCGGGGCTCGACGCCGTCGACGACGGGACGGTGGAGGTCGCGGGCGAGCGGATCGACGGCCGCGACGAGGACTGGCTGGCCCGGTTCCGCCGCACCCACGTCGGCATCGTCTTCCAGTTCTTCAACCTGCTCGACGGCGTCTCGGCGCTGGACAACATCGTGCTGCCGGCGATGCTGCACGGGCTGCGCCGGCGGGCCGCGGAGTCCCGGGCCCGCGACCTGCTGGACCTGCTGGGGCTGGGCGACCGCACCGAGCAGGTGCCCGCGGTGCTGTCGGGCGGGCAGCGCCAGCGCCTGGCGATCGCCCGGGCGCTGGCCAACGAGCCGACCCTGCTCCTGGCCGACGAGCCGACGGGCGCGCTCGACACCGAGGGCGGGCTGGAGGTGCTGGAGCTGTTCCGGCGGCTGCACGCGGGCGGCCAGACCATCGTGATGGTCACGCACTCCCCCGACGTCGCCGCCGGTGCCTCGCGGGTCGTGCGGATGCGCGACGGCCGGATCGTGCCGGAGTAG
- the mihF gene encoding integration host factor, actinobacterial type codes for MALPQLTEEQRAAALQKAAAARRARAEWKERLKRGGTSLDEVLKEADTDEVLGKMKVSALLEAMPGVGKVRAGQIMERLEIAPSRRLRGLGDRQRKALLSEFA; via the coding sequence GTGGCCCTTCCCCAACTCACCGAGGAACAGCGTGCCGCCGCGCTGCAGAAGGCGGCTGCGGCGCGCCGGGCCCGTGCGGAGTGGAAGGAGCGTCTCAAGCGTGGTGGGACGTCCCTGGACGAGGTGCTGAAGGAGGCCGACACCGACGAGGTGCTCGGCAAGATGAAGGTCTCGGCTCTGCTCGAGGCGATGCCGGGCGTCGGCAAGGTGCGCGCCGGGCAGATCATGGAGCGCCTGGAGATCGCCCCGAGCCGCCGCCTGCGTGGCCTGGGCGACCGCCAGCGCAAGGCGCTGCTCAGCGAATTCGCCTGA
- the gmk gene encoding guanylate kinase, producing the protein MTARGRGRLIVLAGPSGVGKSRVVDALRELLPDLFFSVSATTRDPRPGEVDGRHYRFVGPAGFDEMIARGDLLEWAEIHGGLQRSGTPRRPVEEALAAGRPVLVEVDLAGARAMKREIPECVSVFLAPPSMEELERRLQGRGTETAATFARRLETAREEMAAREEFDVCVISDEPRAVAARLVELLVATPHGAHPLHKQESSS; encoded by the coding sequence GTGACCGCGCGCGGGAGGGGTCGGCTGATCGTCCTGGCCGGCCCCTCCGGCGTGGGCAAGTCCCGGGTGGTGGACGCGCTGCGCGAGCTGCTGCCCGACCTGTTCTTCTCCGTGTCGGCCACCACGCGCGACCCGCGCCCCGGCGAGGTCGACGGCCGCCACTACCGCTTCGTCGGCCCCGCCGGGTTCGACGAGATGATCGCCCGCGGCGACCTGCTCGAGTGGGCCGAGATCCACGGCGGCCTGCAGCGCTCGGGCACCCCGCGCCGCCCCGTCGAGGAGGCGCTCGCCGCCGGCCGCCCGGTGCTCGTCGAGGTCGACCTCGCCGGTGCCCGCGCCATGAAGCGCGAGATCCCCGAGTGCGTCAGCGTGTTCCTCGCGCCGCCCTCGATGGAGGAGCTCGAGCGCCGGCTGCAGGGCCGCGGCACCGAGACGGCCGCCACGTTCGCCCGCCGGCTGGAGACCGCCCGCGAGGAGATGGCCGCCCGCGAGGAGTTCGACGTGTGCGTGATCAGCGACGAGCCGCGGGCGGTCGCCGCCCGGTTGGTAGAGTTGCTGGTCGCCACCCCCCACGGTGCGCACCCACTACACAAGCAGGAGTCCTCTTCGTGA
- the rpoZ gene encoding DNA-directed RNA polymerase subunit omega has translation MPLTAPVAGALPEGITNPPIDDLLGQVSSKYALVIYAAKRARQINDYYSQLGEGLLEYVGPLVEPGPREKPLSIAMREIQAHMLEHTEGEQ, from the coding sequence ATGCCGCTGACCGCCCCCGTCGCCGGGGCCCTCCCCGAGGGCATCACCAACCCGCCCATCGACGACCTGCTGGGCCAGGTGAGCTCGAAGTACGCTCTCGTCATCTACGCCGCCAAGCGCGCCCGGCAGATCAACGACTACTACTCCCAGCTCGGCGAGGGCCTGCTCGAGTACGTCGGCCCCCTCGTGGAGCCGGGCCCGCGCGAGAAGCCGCTCTCGATCGCCATGCGCGAGATCCAGGCCCACATGCTGGAGCACACCGAGGGCGAGCAGTAG
- the coaBC gene encoding bifunctional phosphopantothenoylcysteine decarboxylase/phosphopantothenate--cysteine ligase CoaBC, which translates to MTTPPSVLLGVAGGIAAYKSAELLRRLTETGHSVRVLPTASALEFVGAATFEALSGHPVHTGVFADVPSVPHVKLGQQADLVVVAPATADLMARAAHGRADDLLTAALLTARCPVLFAPAMHTEMWEHPATRANVALLRERGVVVLEPASGRLTGRDTGPGRLPDPAEIAELARLLLERPDALPRDLAGRRVVVSAGGTREALDPVRFLGNRSSGRQGYALARVAAQRGAHVTLVAAHTADLAAPASVDVVRAGSALELREAVLAAVKGADAVVMAAAVADFRPVALAEHKIKKGSADPDPLALTTNPDILAELVREREPGQLVVGFAAETGDASGDVLHHARAKLARKGCDLLVVNAVGEGKAFETPDNAGWLLGADGSESVLAPGSKALLASRVWDAVAPRLS; encoded by the coding sequence GTGACCACGCCGCCCTCGGTGCTGCTGGGGGTGGCGGGCGGCATCGCCGCCTACAAGAGCGCCGAACTGCTGCGCCGGCTCACCGAGACCGGCCACAGCGTGCGCGTGCTGCCGACGGCCTCCGCACTGGAGTTCGTCGGCGCCGCCACGTTCGAGGCGCTGTCGGGCCACCCCGTGCACACCGGCGTCTTCGCCGACGTCCCGTCCGTCCCGCACGTGAAGCTGGGCCAGCAGGCCGACCTCGTCGTCGTCGCCCCCGCCACCGCCGACCTCATGGCGCGCGCCGCGCACGGCCGCGCCGACGACCTGCTCACCGCCGCGCTGCTCACGGCCCGCTGCCCGGTGCTGTTCGCGCCGGCGATGCACACCGAGATGTGGGAGCACCCGGCCACGCGCGCCAACGTGGCGCTGCTGCGCGAGCGCGGCGTCGTCGTGCTGGAGCCGGCGTCGGGTCGGCTCACCGGCAGGGACACCGGCCCCGGCCGGCTGCCCGACCCCGCCGAGATCGCCGAGCTGGCCCGGCTGCTGCTGGAGCGGCCCGACGCGCTGCCCCGCGACCTCGCCGGGCGCCGCGTCGTCGTCAGCGCGGGCGGCACGCGCGAGGCGCTCGACCCCGTGCGCTTCCTGGGCAACCGCTCGTCGGGCCGGCAGGGCTACGCGCTCGCGCGGGTCGCCGCGCAGCGGGGCGCGCACGTCACGCTGGTCGCCGCGCACACCGCCGACCTGGCCGCCCCGGCCTCGGTCGACGTCGTCCGCGCGGGCTCCGCGCTCGAGCTGCGCGAGGCGGTGCTGGCCGCGGTGAAGGGCGCCGACGCGGTCGTGATGGCCGCCGCGGTGGCCGACTTCCGACCGGTCGCGCTGGCCGAGCACAAGATCAAGAAGGGGTCCGCGGACCCGGACCCGCTGGCGCTCACCACCAACCCCGACATCCTCGCCGAGCTCGTGCGCGAGCGGGAGCCGGGCCAGCTGGTCGTCGGCTTCGCCGCCGAGACCGGTGACGCGTCGGGCGACGTCCTGCACCACGCCCGCGCGAAGCTCGCGCGCAAGGGGTGCGACCTGCTCGTCGTCAACGCGGTGGGGGAGGGCAAGGCGTTCGAGACGCCCGACAACGCGGGCTGGCTGCTCGGCGCCGACGGGTCGGAGTCCGTGCTGGCGCCCGGCTCGAAGGCGCTGCTGGCCTCGCGCGTCTGGGACGCCGTGGCGCCGCGCCTGTCCTGA
- a CDS encoding SH3 domain-containing protein gives MMARPGRTAAVVGAVVAVSATTLMGVLAGTASAVSPGRCVENVNVRAEPSIDSRIVAVCEAGTAVETGRIRDGFVQLTDQGGWASEQYVSVGGAAPATGSAPSTRPAPTSSDDTTSTPRTTSPSSPSTTAESPSGRSGSGSGTSTADDDADTTTGSDASEEPEEADDEGGSGLGGGLLG, from the coding sequence ATGATGGCACGACCGGGCCGTACGGCAGCAGTGGTCGGCGCGGTGGTCGCGGTCAGCGCGACCACCCTCATGGGAGTACTGGCCGGCACCGCCTCCGCGGTGTCCCCCGGCCGCTGCGTCGAGAACGTGAACGTGCGCGCGGAGCCGAGCATCGACTCGCGCATCGTCGCGGTGTGCGAGGCCGGCACCGCGGTCGAGACCGGCCGGATCCGCGACGGGTTCGTGCAGCTCACCGACCAGGGCGGCTGGGCGTCGGAGCAGTACGTGTCCGTCGGCGGGGCCGCCCCGGCGACCGGCAGCGCGCCGAGCACCCGTCCCGCGCCGACCTCGTCGGACGACACGACGAGCACCCCGCGGACCACCTCCCCCTCGAGCCCGTCGACGACCGCCGAGTCGCCGTCGGGCCGCTCGGGCTCGGGTTCGGGCACCAGCACCGCGGACGACGACGCCGACACGACGACCGGCAGCGACGCGTCCGAGGAGCCGGAGGAGGCCGACGACGAGGGCGGCAGCGGCCTCGGCGGCGGTCTGCTGGGCTGA